The Chitinophagaceae bacterium genome window below encodes:
- a CDS encoding glycoside hydrolase family 28 protein, with the protein MKKLILFAIVTITCFTATAQGFYDVTKYGAKKDSSKLATKPIADAIAAASKAGGGTVYFPAGKYLTGPIHLKSNITILIDAGAELHFSDNFDDYLPMVQSRYEGVDVMSFSPLFYAYKAENIAITGRGTINGHGQKWWNYALTFYKNQTERNKYQLLFDSLNKDILLPDDPTQMKRGFLRPPFIQPLYCKNVLIEGITITNSPFWTVTPEFCENVTITGVTIDNPKSPNTDGINPSSCKYVHISDCHISVGDDCITIKSGKDLAGRTKATPAENYTITNCTMLSGHGGVVIGSEMSGDVKKITISNCVFDGTDRGIRIKTTRGRGGVVEDIRVDNIIMKNIKAQAIVLDMEYSKVAPEPVSERTPQFRNIRFSNITAYTKQAMYINGLDEMPVSEISLNDCVFEAETGITIRNGKDIELHNVRVNVKTGPSLSVEKTDRVIVHGFVSAKPITTAPLIRFTNAQNGLLQNSWPFNGTKTFVEIKGANTKNIIFQNNILGEAEVIVADDVKKEEVKQ; encoded by the coding sequence ATGAAAAAACTGATTCTCTTTGCTATTGTAACAATTACTTGCTTCACTGCAACAGCACAAGGCTTTTATGATGTCACCAAATACGGTGCAAAAAAGGACAGCAGTAAACTGGCAACCAAACCAATAGCTGATGCCATCGCCGCTGCATCAAAAGCAGGTGGCGGTACGGTTTATTTTCCTGCAGGAAAATATTTAACCGGCCCTATTCATTTGAAAAGTAATATCACCATTCTAATTGATGCAGGAGCAGAATTGCACTTCTCTGATAATTTTGATGATTACCTGCCAATGGTGCAAAGTCGTTATGAAGGAGTGGATGTAATGAGTTTTTCACCGTTGTTCTATGCATACAAGGCCGAGAATATTGCTATCACGGGGAGAGGCACCATCAACGGGCACGGACAAAAGTGGTGGAATTATGCATTGACGTTTTATAAAAATCAAACGGAGCGGAATAAATATCAACTCCTGTTCGATAGTTTGAATAAAGATATTCTGTTACCAGATGATCCAACGCAAATGAAACGTGGGTTCTTACGCCCGCCGTTTATTCAACCGTTGTATTGTAAGAATGTATTAATCGAAGGAATTACGATCACCAATTCGCCTTTCTGGACAGTAACACCAGAGTTCTGCGAAAACGTAACGATCACAGGTGTAACAATTGATAATCCGAAATCGCCTAATACAGATGGCATTAATCCGTCGAGTTGTAAGTATGTGCATATTTCCGATTGTCATATCAGTGTAGGTGATGATTGTATTACGATCAAGTCCGGAAAAGATCTGGCAGGCAGAACCAAAGCAACGCCAGCAGAAAATTATACTATTACGAATTGTACCATGTTAAGTGGACATGGTGGTGTAGTGATCGGTAGTGAAATGAGTGGTGATGTAAAGAAGATCACCATCAGCAATTGTGTGTTTGATGGAACTGACCGTGGTATAAGAATTAAAACAACGAGAGGAAGAGGTGGAGTAGTGGAAGATATTCGGGTAGATAATATCATCATGAAGAATATCAAAGCGCAGGCAATTGTGCTGGATATGGAGTATTCAAAAGTAGCACCTGAACCGGTGAGTGAACGGACTCCACAGTTCCGGAATATCCGTTTTAGCAATATCACTGCTTACACCAAACAGGCGATGTATATTAATGGGCTCGATGAAATGCCTGTGAGTGAGATCAGTTTAAATGATTGTGTGTTTGAAGCTGAAACAGGAATCACAATTCGTAACGGAAAGGATATTGAACTGCACAATGTACGGGTGAATGTAAAGACAGGGCCGTCTTTATCAGTTGAGAAGACAGATCGGGTGATCGTTCATGGTTTTGTTTCTGCTAAACCAATAACAACTGCTCCGCTTATTCGTTTCACCAATGCGCAGAATGGATTGCTACAAAATAGCTGGCCTTTCAACGGAACAAAAACCTTTGTAGAAATAAAAGGAGCTAATACAAAAAACATCATATTTCAAAACAACATATTGGGTGAAGCAGAGGTGATTGTTGCAGATGATGTAAAGAAGGAAGAGGTGAAGCAGTGA